A portion of the Bifidobacterium lemurum genome contains these proteins:
- the hpf gene encoding ribosome hibernation-promoting factor, HPF/YfiA family, whose product MEIVVTGRHTQIKQRFRDVVESKMNRVTAIAPDAQRAQIVLTHEGNPRQADTAKRVEITIIAGRTVVRAEASSTDEFSALDMALDKLTLRLRRTRDRRKDHRRGYSNPLPVDLGEVAPVAVEEPEEEPNNSPEAAVASDLGPGESVEVQVGDTPIVIRRKLHIAEPMSIDEALYEMELIGHDFFLFVNKETNRPSVVYHRHGWSYGVFEIDTPENIQ is encoded by the coding sequence ATGGAAATCGTCGTTACCGGACGCCACACGCAGATCAAGCAAAGGTTCCGTGATGTCGTCGAAAGCAAGATGAATCGTGTGACCGCTATCGCCCCCGACGCCCAGCGCGCGCAGATCGTGCTGACGCATGAGGGCAACCCCCGTCAGGCGGATACCGCCAAGCGGGTGGAAATCACCATCATCGCCGGTCGTACCGTGGTGCGCGCCGAGGCTTCCAGCACCGATGAGTTCAGCGCGCTGGATATGGCTTTGGACAAGCTGACCCTGCGTCTGCGCCGCACGCGCGACCGCCGCAAGGACCATCGTCGCGGATACTCGAATCCGCTGCCGGTCGATTTGGGCGAGGTCGCTCCCGTCGCGGTGGAAGAGCCGGAGGAGGAGCCGAACAACAGCCCGGAGGCCGCCGTCGCCTCGGATCTCGGTCCGGGCGAGTCGGTGGAGGTCCAGGTTGGGGACACGCCGATCGTCATCCGCCGCAAGCTGCATATCGCGGAGCCGATGAGCATCGACGAGGCGCTGTATGAGATGGAGCTTATCGGACATGACTTCTTCCTGTTCGTGAACAAGGAGACCAACCGTCCGTCCGTGGTGTACCACCGTCACGGCTGGAGCTACGGCGTGTTCGAGATCGACACTCCGGAGAACATTCAGTAA